In one window of Pediococcus inopinatus DNA:
- a CDS encoding ATP-binding protein — translation MKLIKFGIKNFRGFGNELQEVKIDNFTCLVGKNDAGKSSIFDAMDVFFNGFKNIDSDDAHIDSHGNRAKKVELSGTFDVEDSQIKIESVPTSLGAEGLLNSEGQLKIVQEISSPSKSGIKTFIMAFLPDLDEVKDIHTLKNSALKKRFNKIKEDNHITGWDKIPQTTNTLMRKAIINYYENKLPAQSSIPVKVPIDKEGGKDLWSSINKGLPLFQLFKTDRDNNDSDAEIQNPLKAITKKTLQGKLQEQLDTITSTIKAETIKQANKTLEKLNEMDPDLASQITPTFDDPSWQNIFKFSLDTDQIPLNKRGSGTRRLILLNFFRAEAEQAKDESNSNNIIYAFEEPETAQHIDHQKILMESFKKIAEQANQQVLITTHSPELAGLTDVDNIREVTQNNYISKIDNSPSLLRISDELGIFPNILGMPGKLRMVIFVEGPNDVKFLRLFLSKYCSDFVTQNDLLIIPFGGGALKHWLDLDVLKSINPCTYYIFDNDKAGKEYERKLEKLGKKLSSHVWKLGPIEFYFPYETYLHEATSINKSRHNTDPDKLLTIISKENYHIADYKKNIEPVKGALWSKFKEITDNGQLASYWSSDSNINSEFKDLAAELKSCYEND, via the coding sequence ATGAAACTTATTAAGTTTGGTATCAAAAATTTTAGAGGTTTCGGAAATGAATTACAAGAAGTAAAAATAGATAATTTCACTTGCTTAGTTGGTAAAAATGATGCCGGAAAGTCTTCTATCTTCGACGCTATGGATGTGTTTTTTAACGGTTTTAAAAATATTGATTCTGATGATGCACATATAGACTCACATGGTAATCGTGCAAAAAAGGTTGAATTGTCGGGGACGTTTGATGTTGAAGATTCTCAAATAAAAATAGAATCTGTTCCAACTTCTCTGGGAGCTGAGGGATTACTTAACAGCGAAGGGCAGCTTAAAATAGTGCAAGAAATATCTTCACCAAGCAAAAGTGGAATAAAAACTTTTATTATGGCGTTTTTACCAGATTTGGATGAGGTAAAAGATATACATACTTTGAAAAATTCGGCTTTAAAGAAAAGATTTAATAAAATTAAAGAGGATAATCATATTACCGGATGGGATAAAATACCTCAAACTACTAATACACTTATGCGCAAAGCAATAATTAATTACTATGAAAATAAACTCCCTGCCCAAAGTAGCATTCCTGTGAAAGTCCCTATAGACAAGGAGGGGGGTAAAGATCTATGGAGTTCAATAAATAAAGGTTTGCCACTCTTCCAATTATTTAAGACTGACAGGGATAATAATGATTCAGATGCTGAAATTCAAAATCCCTTGAAAGCTATAACTAAAAAAACCCTTCAAGGAAAGTTACAAGAACAGCTAGATACTATAACATCCACAATTAAAGCAGAAACAATAAAACAAGCTAATAAAACTCTTGAGAAACTAAATGAGATGGATCCTGATCTGGCTAGTCAAATAACTCCTACGTTTGATGATCCATCATGGCAAAATATTTTTAAATTTTCGTTAGACACCGATCAAATTCCTCTAAATAAAAGAGGGAGTGGAACCCGGAGATTAATCCTTTTAAACTTTTTTCGAGCTGAAGCAGAACAGGCAAAAGATGAATCCAATAGCAATAATATTATATATGCTTTTGAAGAACCAGAAACTGCTCAACATATAGATCACCAAAAAATACTAATGGAATCTTTCAAAAAAATAGCGGAACAGGCTAATCAACAAGTTTTAATCACGACACACAGTCCTGAATTAGCTGGATTAACTGATGTGGATAACATTAGAGAAGTTACACAAAATAATTATATAAGTAAAATAGACAACTCACCAAGTTTATTACGTATTTCTGATGAGTTAGGTATTTTCCCTAATATTTTGGGCATGCCAGGTAAATTAAGAATGGTTATTTTTGTGGAAGGACCCAACGATGTTAAATTTTTAAGACTATTTTTATCTAAATATTGTTCGGATTTTGTTACTCAAAATGATCTCCTTATAATTCCCTTTGGAGGTGGGGCCTTAAAACATTGGCTTGATCTAGATGTATTAAAATCTATAAATCCATGTACGTATTATATTTTTGATAACGATAAGGCTGGAAAGGAATATGAACGTAAGTTAGAAAAGTTGGGAAAGAAATTAAGTTCTCATGTGTGGAAATTAGGCCCCATTGAGTTTTATTTTCCTTATGAAACCTATTTACATGAAGCTACGTCAATTAATAAAAGCAGACATAATACAGATCCGGATAAGCTTTTAACCATAATATCTAAAGAAAATTATCATATAGCTGACTATAAAAAAAATATAGAACCTGTTAAAGGGGCGCTTTGGAGTAAATTTAAAGAAATAACAGACAATGGTCAATTAGCTAGTTATTGGTCTAGTGATAGTAATATAAATTCAGAATTCAAAGATTTAGCAGCTGAATTAAAATCCTGCTATGAAAACGATTAA